DNA sequence from the Pedobacter sp. W3I1 genome:
CCTACTGAAAGGAATTTGATTGGCACTTCCAGTTCTTTTTCTAAGAATGCGATATAATCATTTAGCTTAGCAGGAATTTCATCCACCGAAGTAATTTTAGTTACATCAGTAGCCCAACCGTCAATTGCTTTTAATACTGGTTTTGGTTCGATAGAAATGATGTCGTACGGCATGTAATCTATCGTTTCGCCATTATATTCGTAGTGGGTACAAGCATAAATAGTATCGAAAGTATCCAAAACATCGGCTTTCATCATAATTAATTCGGTTACACCGTTTAACATGATGGCATATTTTAATGCAGGAAGATCAATCCAGCCACAACGACGGGCACGACCTGTGGTTGCGCCAAACTCGTGACCTAAAGTGCGTAGATTTTCGCCAACTTCATTATCTAATTCAGTTGGGAAAGGACCGCCACCTACACGTGTGCAATATGCTTTGAAGATACCATAAACAGCACCTACTTTATTAGGCGCAATACCCAAACCAGTACAGGCACCTGCAGTTGTAGTGTTACTGGAAGTTACAAAAGGGTATGAACCGAAATCTACGTCCAATAAGGTTCCTTGAGCACCTTCTGCTAAAACCGCTTTTCCTTCTTTTAAGAAACCATTCACATAATGTTCGCTATCTACATGAGGAATGGTTTTTAAGAATTCGACTGCTTCAAAGAATGATGCTTCTTTTTCAGTTAATTCATATTCGAAACCCTTGTAATGAGAAAGAATCTCAGTATGTTTTTCTACCAACTTAGCATAACGTTCTTTGAAATCAGGTAGGGTAGTATCGCCAACGCGTAAACCGTTACGGCCAGTTTTGTCCATATAAGTTGGACCAATACCTTTTAAGGTTGATCCAATTTTATTTTTACCCATGCGTGCTTCATTAGCAGCATCCAATAATTGGTGGGTTGGTAGAATTAAGTGTGCTTTACGGGCAATCACCAATTTGCCATCGGCAACAGGATCATGACCAGCTTTTTTTAAATTATCTAACTCTCTTTTTAGGATAATAGGGTCGATTACTACGCCATTACCGATCAGATTCATGGTTTTTTCGTTAAAAATTCCAGAAGGGATTGTATTTAAAACGAATTTTTTGCCATCGAACTCTAAAGTATGTCCGGCATTTGGGCCACCCTGAAAACGGGCAATAAGATCATATTTTGGACTTAGTACATCAACGATTTTTCCCTTTCCTTCATCGCCCCATTGCAGGCCGAGAAGTACATCTACTTGCGTCATTATTTAATAAATTAAGCTGGTTTTATTTGAATTTTGATTTAATTTGCTTGGATTTTCGCAGCTGTTGCTGCACTTTCATTTACTTTTCTGGCCATGCTGCAATCAGAGCAGAAGCCATAAAGATTCAACGAATGGTGTTTTACATCAAATTTTAAAAGATCACCAACCATGGTTTGGATCTGGTGGATTCGGGGATCGCAGAATTCTACTACTTTACCACATTCGATACAAATTACGTGATCGTGCTGGCGGTAACCATAAGATTTTTCGAATTGCGCCATATTTTTACCAAACTGGTGCTTGGTAACTAAATCGCATGAAACCAATAATTCCAACGTGTTATAAACCGTAGCACGACTTACGCGGTACTTTTGGTTTTTCATGTGGATATAAAGGGTTTCTACATCAAAGTGGTCGTTTCTTGAATATATTTCTTCCAATATAGCGAAACGCTCTGGTGTTTTACGTAGGTTTTTGTTTTCTAAATAAGCCTCAAAAATCTTGCGAACGAGCTCATTTGTTTTTTGTTCTGACATAGTTTTTAAACTCCATTCAAAGGTAGGTAAATTGTTTTGAAAAATGATTACACCGATTAAATGATTACACAGATTTGTAATAAGTCGGAGGCCCGGGGATCGGGAGTCAGAAGTTTAAATTGCAAATAACTCGTGACTTAGGACTAGAATCCTGACTTCCGACATCGGACTCCGGACTAAAGACTTCGGACTACCTAAGCATCAAACCTCGTTACTCCGGTAACACCTCTAACTTTTAATAAATTTTTAATCAGGTTTTCCAGGTGTTCAGTATCGTTTACAAAAATCATAATCGAACCATCAAAAATTCCCTCGTTGGTATCAACAGTAATCGAACGCATATTTACTTTAAAGTCGGTAGAAATAACCCTGGTAATGTTGTTGATCAAACCTACATCATCAATACCTACAATGCGTAAGCCAGTTAAGAAAGTTAATTCCTGCTGTTTGTTCCATTTGGCTTTCACTACGCGATAACCATAATTGGCCATTAGCTGCGCAGCGTTAGGGCAGTTGGTACGGTGTATTTTAATGCCTTCGCTTACGGTAATAAAACCAAAAACATCATCACCCGGTATGGGGTTACAACAGGCGGCCAAGGTATAATCAATGCGCTGCATATCTTCACCGATCAGTAAAATATCAGATTCTCCACCTTTAATTTTACTCTTTATTCCATCAACAGAAAGATTTTCAGGGCGTTCCGGACCACGGTTTTCGACCTCTTTCTCGCTTGAGAGATACTCTTTAATATCTTTTAGTTCTATTTTTCCGAGGGCAACATTAACAAATAGCTCTTGTGTAGAGGGCAGTTTAAAGAAATAACTGAGCTTTTGTAAATTATCGGTATTATAAGTGATTTTTAACGATTTCAGCTTTCTTTCTAAGATTTCCTTGCCATTTTCGGCAATTTTCCGCTTTTCTTCCTTTAAAGATGACTTAATTTTAGATTTGGCCTTGGCAGTAACCACCACATTTAGCCAATCTTCTTTAGGCGTTTGTTTGCTTGAGGTGATAATTTCTACCTGATCGCCATTTTGAAGCTTATACGAAATAGGAACCAGCTTGTGATTCACTTTAGCGCCTATACAGGTTGCACCTACATCGGTATGGATCTCGAAAGCAAAATCTAATGCGGTAGCGCCCAAAGGCAACTGGATTAAAGCACCTTTTGGCGTGAAAATAAAAATCTCGTCCGAGAAAAGGTTCATCTTGAAATCATCCAGGAAATCTAAAGCATTGGCTTCAGGATTACTCAACATTTCGCGGACTTTCTGAATCCATTGATCCAAACCGTTATCATTACTCGATTCTTTGTATTTCCAGTGTGCGGCGAAACCTTTCTCTGCAATTTCGTTCATGCGTTGTGTACGGATCTGTACCTCCACCCATTGCCCACGTGGGCCCATTACGGTAGTATGCAAACTTTCGTAGCCATTTCCTTTTGGTGATGAAACCCAATCGCGTAATCGATCTGGATTTGGACGGTATAAATCGGTTACAATTGAATACGCCTTCCAGCAATCGGCCTTTTCATTTTCAGGTGCGGAATCCAAAATAATCCGGATGGCAAAAAGATCGTAAACCTCTTCGAAAGGAATATTTTTCTTTTTCATCTTGTTCCAGATGGAGTGGATTGATTTCGGCCTGCCGTAAACATCGGCTACTAAACCTTGCTCATGAACAATCTCATCAATCGGTTCGACGAATTTTTTGATGAAAAGCGCACGCTCTGCTTTTTTCTCGTTTAATTTTTTTGCGATGAATTTGTACGTATCAGGGTCAAGATATTTCATCGAAAGATCTTCCAGCTCTGATTTTATTGCATATAAACCTAATCTATGGGCTAATGGAGCGTATAAATAAATGGTTTCTGAAGCGATTTTAAGCTGCTTGTGGCGGGGCATAAAATCCATTGTACGCATATTATGCAAACGATCGGCAAGTTTGATCAGGATTACCCTCACATCATCAGCCAGGGTAAGCAGCATTTTACGAAAATTCTCGGCTTGTAAAGAGCTGTTGGTATCGAAAACACCAGATATTTTGGTTAAACCATCGATAATTTTGGCGGTTTTCTTGCCAAATTCACGTTCAATATCTTCTAAAGTGATATCGGTGTCTTCTACCACATCATGTAGCAAGGCACATACAATTGAGGTTGTGCCCAGGCCAATTTCTTCAGCAGCAATCTGCGCTACGGCGATGGGGTGATAGATGTAGGGTTCGCCAGACTTTCGGCGCATATCTTTATGGCTCTCCAGTGCCATATCGAAAGCTTTCCTGATTTCTTTTTTATCGCCCTTTTGTAAAGTAGATTTGCTTGCCCGTAGTAATGCCCTATATCTTTTTAGAATCTCTTGCTTTTCCGCCTCTAAATCAATCACTAACTCTGTTTTCATTTGTATTTTTTGCGTAAAAATTGCGTCTTATTTATGAATAAAACTTATATTAGTTTTGTGAAACACCTAATATATGAAATAACACCTAACTTTGTAAAAGTATAAATTTATGAAAATTAAAGGGCTCTTTTTTCTTTGTATTGTAATGATTTGTAGCTTTTCGTTACGGGCTCAGGATCCTGCTGCCCCTGTATTTCCTAAAATGGGTAAAAGTGATACAATTAGAGTAGCCTCAACAAATGATAATGGTGTAATGATTCCGTGGATGCAACTTAATGATGTATCTATTTATGCACAAAGAATCTGGAAATCGCCGGCAGAACAGGCTGCGTATAACCGCTTAAGGTATAACGTATTAAAAGTAATGCCCTACGCATTATTCGCAAAACGCAGGTATGAGCAACTGGAGCAGGATATTGCCCGTACGCCAGAGAAAAAGGAACAGAAACAACTGGTTAAACAATGTGATAAAGAAATTAAAGACATGTTTAACCGCGAAATAAAGGAATTAACGATTACCCAGGGTCAGATTTTAACAAAACTGATCGACCGTGAAGTGGGCAGAACAACATATGATATTGTTAAGCAGACCAAGGGCGGTTTCGCTGCATTTTCTTATCAGATTGTTGCCCGCGTGGTAGGACATAATTTAAAAAGCACTTACGATCCAAATGAAGATAGGGATATAGAATCCATTATCCGTACTTCAGGATTTTATCAATAACATATAATGCACGAACGCATTCCGAATATTTATTCGTTTAAGGTTAAGAAAATTAATGGCGAAGAACAGCCTTTATCAGCCTACCGCAACAAAGTTGTTTTAATTGTAAATACCGCATCAGAGTGTGGTTTTACGCCACAATTAAAGGAGTTGCAGCAGCTTAAAGACGAAATTAATAGCCCTGATTTTGAAATTCTGGGCTTTCCCACCAATGATTTTGGAAAACAGGAACCACTAAACGGTTCTGATATCGCATCTTTTTGCGAGATTAACCATGGTGTAAAATTTCCTGTTTTTGATAAGATTATGGTTCGCGGGGCGCATGCACATCCACTTTATCAATTTTTGAGCGATAAAAAACAAAACACAAAATTAAGTTCGAAACCCCGTTGGAACTTTCATAAATACATCCTGAACAGAAATGGCGAGCTTGAAGATTATTTTTTGCCATTCACCAAGCCATTGAGTTCGAAAATTAAAAAGAAAATTCAGCAACTGCTGAGTCAAAATGCCCAATAATTACATCATGAAGTTAGATATTTTAGTTATCGCTGTGCATCCTGATGATGCAGAGCTTTGCTGTTCAGGGACTATTTTAAAACATATTGCACTTGGTAAAAAAGTTGGAATTGTAGATTTAACCAGAGGCGAGCTGGGCACACGAGGTACAGCAGAAACAAGAGATGAAGAAGCAGCGGCCTCTGCTAAAATTTTGGGTTTACA
Encoded proteins:
- a CDS encoding bifunctional (p)ppGpp synthetase/guanosine-3',5'-bis(diphosphate) 3'-pyrophosphohydrolase, which produces MKTELVIDLEAEKQEILKRYRALLRASKSTLQKGDKKEIRKAFDMALESHKDMRRKSGEPYIYHPIAVAQIAAEEIGLGTTSIVCALLHDVVEDTDITLEDIEREFGKKTAKIIDGLTKISGVFDTNSSLQAENFRKMLLTLADDVRVILIKLADRLHNMRTMDFMPRHKQLKIASETIYLYAPLAHRLGLYAIKSELEDLSMKYLDPDTYKFIAKKLNEKKAERALFIKKFVEPIDEIVHEQGLVADVYGRPKSIHSIWNKMKKKNIPFEEVYDLFAIRIILDSAPENEKADCWKAYSIVTDLYRPNPDRLRDWVSSPKGNGYESLHTTVMGPRGQWVEVQIRTQRMNEIAEKGFAAHWKYKESSNDNGLDQWIQKVREMLSNPEANALDFLDDFKMNLFSDEIFIFTPKGALIQLPLGATALDFAFEIHTDVGATCIGAKVNHKLVPISYKLQNGDQVEIITSSKQTPKEDWLNVVVTAKAKSKIKSSLKEEKRKIAENGKEILERKLKSLKITYNTDNLQKLSYFFKLPSTQELFVNVALGKIELKDIKEYLSSEKEVENRGPERPENLSVDGIKSKIKGGESDILLIGEDMQRIDYTLAACCNPIPGDDVFGFITVSEGIKIHRTNCPNAAQLMANYGYRVVKAKWNKQQELTFLTGLRIVGIDDVGLINNITRVISTDFKVNMRSITVDTNEGIFDGSIMIFVNDTEHLENLIKNLLKVRGVTGVTRFDA
- a CDS encoding DUF4294 domain-containing protein, which produces MKIKGLFFLCIVMICSFSLRAQDPAAPVFPKMGKSDTIRVASTNDNGVMIPWMQLNDVSIYAQRIWKSPAEQAAYNRLRYNVLKVMPYALFAKRRYEQLEQDIARTPEKKEQKQLVKQCDKEIKDMFNREIKELTITQGQILTKLIDREVGRTTYDIVKQTKGGFAAFSYQIVARVVGHNLKSTYDPNEDRDIESIIRTSGFYQ
- a CDS encoding adenylosuccinate synthase, producing the protein MTQVDVLLGLQWGDEGKGKIVDVLSPKYDLIARFQGGPNAGHTLEFDGKKFVLNTIPSGIFNEKTMNLIGNGVVIDPIILKRELDNLKKAGHDPVADGKLVIARKAHLILPTHQLLDAANEARMGKNKIGSTLKGIGPTYMDKTGRNGLRVGDTTLPDFKERYAKLVEKHTEILSHYKGFEYELTEKEASFFEAVEFLKTIPHVDSEHYVNGFLKEGKAVLAEGAQGTLLDVDFGSYPFVTSSNTTTAGACTGLGIAPNKVGAVYGIFKAYCTRVGGGPFPTELDNEVGENLRTLGHEFGATTGRARRCGWIDLPALKYAIMLNGVTELIMMKADVLDTFDTIYACTHYEYNGETIDYMPYDIISIEPKPVLKAIDGWATDVTKITSVDEIPAKLNDYIAFLEKELEVPIKFLSVGPDRAQTLELR
- a CDS encoding glutathione peroxidase, with product MHERIPNIYSFKVKKINGEEQPLSAYRNKVVLIVNTASECGFTPQLKELQQLKDEINSPDFEILGFPTNDFGKQEPLNGSDIASFCEINHGVKFPVFDKIMVRGAHAHPLYQFLSDKKQNTKLSSKPRWNFHKYILNRNGELEDYFLPFTKPLSSKIKKKIQQLLSQNAQ
- a CDS encoding Fur family transcriptional regulator, with product MSEQKTNELVRKIFEAYLENKNLRKTPERFAILEEIYSRNDHFDVETLYIHMKNQKYRVSRATVYNTLELLVSCDLVTKHQFGKNMAQFEKSYGYRQHDHVICIECGKVVEFCDPRIHQIQTMVGDLLKFDVKHHSLNLYGFCSDCSMARKVNESAATAAKIQAN